In one Vicia villosa cultivar HV-30 ecotype Madison, WI unplaced genomic scaffold, Vvil1.0 ctg.002302F_1_1, whole genome shotgun sequence genomic region, the following are encoded:
- the LOC131638386 gene encoding uncharacterized mitochondrial protein AtMg00860-like, protein MNAPSTFQALMNDFFKPFLRKFVLVFFDDILVYCKTWKHHMQHLSHGLQVLSDNKLVANKKKCYFSPCSMEYLGHIISQEGVAMDPAKFQCVLLWPIPKNVKGVRGFLGHTGYCRKFIRDYGKLAKPLTDLTKKEGFRWGVSEQASFKVLK, encoded by the coding sequence ATGAATGCTCCATCAACCTTTCAAGCATTGATGAATGATTTTTTCAAGCCTTTCTTACGCAAGTTTGTACTTGTTTTCTTTGATGATATATTGGTGTATTGCAAAACTTGGAAACATCATATGCAACATTTGAGTCATGGTTTGCAAGTCCTGTCCGATAATAAGTTGGTTGCTAACAAGAAGAAATGTTATTTTTCACCGTGCTCAATGGAGTATTTGGGACATATAATTTCCCAAGAAGGAGTAGCCATGGATCCCGCTAAATTTCAATGTGTGTTACTATGGCCAATACCAAAGAATGTTAAAGGAGTAAGAGGTTTTTTGGGTCACACCGGTTATTGCCGAAAATTCATTAGAGATTATGGCAAATTAGCCAAGCCACTGACAGATCTTACAAAGAAGGAAGGTTTCAGATGGGGAGTTAGTGAACAGGCTTCTTTTAAGGTGCTCAAATAA